From the Mammaliicoccus sciuri genome, the window AAAAACATCCCATTTAAGAATCAAAATCAAAATTTTCATAATCATATTTACCATAAATACTACTCAATTGATAAGCCAGTTCAAATTGAAAAATTCAAATTATGGTTACAGAATTTACCCCAAAAGGTATATCGTGTAAAAGGGTTTATAACATTCGAGAATAGTCCTAATAAATATTTAGTTCAAATTTCTAATAGTAATGTGCTTATTGAAAAGTATGATATAGACATAGATGATTATCTAATTTTAATTGGAGAAAAGATAGACGAAGAAAATATCTTTTTTAGTTTATATTGAGGAAGAGAGTACTCACAAAAAACACTTTTGTAGAAATTCACATTATGTGAATTTAACAAAAGTGTTTTTTATAAAATGGGCCTAACTCACTTAGAAACTTCAAAGCGACAGCTGTTTTTTTGATTAGATTATTTGAAAGTGCACGATATCTCGCAGTCTTCGTGCGCCAGGGCACTATTTCAGGGTATAACGCACGATATCTCAGATTGTATTATTCCCTATAGAGTAGACATTAAAAAACTAAAACTCTATAGGGGGTATTTTTATGTATAAAACTAGACTACCTGTTAAACTGTATCAGGAAATCTTCGATTTGCATGAAAAGGGTTATTCCTTTCAAAATGTAATTGATAAGTTAAATTTAGATATTAGTGATAGTGTGATTCGATTTAAATATAAAGTGTATAAGCAACATGGTATAACAGCACTTATAAATAAGAATCGAAATAAAATCTATACACGCGAATTTAAAGAAAAAGTTGTTAAAGAATATCTAGAGACTAATAAGACGTATTCAGATCTAGCAGCCTATTACAATATTTCACATCATGCTACTTTAAAAAATTGGGTGGAAAAGTATACTGAAGGAAAGGAAAATAAATCTTATTTTCCATATCTGGAGGTAGACACTATGAATACTAGAAAAACAACATTTGAAGAGAGAATTGAAATAGCTAAATATTGTATTGAAAATAATAGAGACTTTAATAAGACAGCTGAAAAGTACCAAGTTAACTATTCACAAGTCTATAATTGGGTAAAAAAGTATGAAAAACATGGTGATATTGGTTTAGTAGATGGTAGAGGTAAAGGAAAACCAGTTGAAGCTTTAACTAGAGAAGAAGAACTTGAATTAAAAATAAAAGCACTTGAACAAAGAAATAAATTTCTCCAAATGGAGAATGAGGTATTAAAAAAGCAGGAAGAAATAGAGAGGCAGTTGATGAATCGAAAATCAAGCAAATAGCAGCATACAAGACAATCGAAGCATTAAAAGATAAGTATCCAATCAAATGGATATGCGCCGCACTTGAAATATCGAGAGCAAGTTATTATAAATGGAAAAACAGAGAGGTTTCAGAATCTGAAAGATTCAATAACGAATTAAAAGATGAGATTTTCAGGATTTATCATGAACATGATGGCATATAT encodes:
- a CDS encoding IS3 family transposase (programmed frameshift), which encodes MYKTRLPVKLYQEIFDLHEKGYSFQNVIDKLNLDISDSVIRFKYKVYKQHGITALINKNRNKIYTREFKEKVVKEYLETNKTYSDLAAYYNISHHATLKNWVEKYTEGKENKSYFPYLEVDTMNTRKTTFEERIEIAKYCIENNRDFNKTAEKYQVNYSQVYNWVKKYEKHGDIGLVDGRGKGKPVEALTREEELELKIKALEQRNKFLQMENEVLKKQEEIERQDESKIKQIAAYKTIEALKDKYPIKWICAALEISRASYYKWKNREVSESERFNNELKDEIFRIYHEHDGIYGYRRIYIYLRLYTKFQVNHKRVYRIMKKYGLKAVIRKKRRQYKLSKPEITSQNILNRKFTTSKVNKVWLTDVTEFKLKNGSKVYLSAIYDLGAKKVISHVVSSQNNNKLVYDTFNKAIIKRNTEGIIFHSDRGFQYTSILFREMIKNASMKQSMSRVGRCIDNGPMEGFWGLLKSELFKDKSQTFNDIKHATKQINEYIKFYNSKRISLKMAALIKAQPTY